The Nitrospiraceae bacterium genome segment AAAGTTATTGTGTCTTTATGAAGACCGGATGCTTCAGCTGCGTCTCTGAGAATTTTTACAATAGCCCTGTTCGAATTTATCGACTCAGAACCGCCGCGCAATACAACAGCATTCCCTGTTTTCAGACACAGGCTTGTTGCATCCGAGGTAACATTCGGCCTTGATTCGTATATTATTCCTATCACTCCGATGGGCACGCGCATCCTGCCGACTTTCATGCCGTTAGGTCTTTCATTCATTTTTGTTATTTCTCCGACAGGATCAGGAAGCGCTGCAACTTCTATAAGTCCCTGTGCCATTTCATTTATGCGTTTTTCATTCAGAGTTAGTCTGTCTATCATAGCCTTTGAAATGCCTTTTTCTTCTGCTAGAGCAATGTCTTTTTCATTTTCCTTAATAAGCTCTGCACTGTGTTTCTTCAGTTCATCAGCCATTTTCAAAAGCGCATTGTTCTTTTCTCTGGATGATGATCTGGCAAGCGCGCGGGCGCCCTCTTTGGCAGCTGTAGCTTTATCAAGAACGAATTTTTTTATATCCATGTTTATATTCTACCTCAAACTTCCGCATACTGGACAATTTGGATCTTTGTATGCCTTGAAGTTTTTGAATTCACATTTATTTCCGTTCCAGACCATGAGTTTCCCTTTGAGATTTTCTCCTATCCCTGTGAGGTACTTTATGACCTCAAGCGCTTCAAGAGTTCCTATCACACCGGGTGTTGCTCCAACAACAGGAAACACCTCTGAAGGCGGGGCTTCGGGATAGATGCATTTAAGACATGGTGTTTCAGGAGATTTGATGAAACTCATTCTTCCTTCCATGCCCCATATGCTTCCAAAGACCAATGGAATTTTTTTTCTTATTGCCGATTCATTGAGCAGATATCTTGTAGGGAAATTATCCATACAGTCCACAATCAAATCAGCATTACCTACAATTTCATCTACATTTTCAGCAACGATCTTATCTGCAAACGCAGTAACTTTTATATCTGGATTAAGCTCCTCCAGAGTCTTTTTCGCAGAAACAGCTTTGTTGGTTCCGATACGATTGTGATTGTGCAGTATCTGTCTGTTCAGGTTCGACCAGTCTGGCGAATCAAAATCACATATTCTTATATTCCCTATGCCTGCAACTGCAAGATATATTGAAACAGGCGAACCTAGTCCTCCTGCGCCTGCAATAAACACTGTAGACTGCTTCAGTTTTTTCTGGGTCTCTTCTCCCCATCCGTCCATCATCATCTGGCGGTTGTAGCGTTTTATTTCTTCTGCAGAGAACATTTTTTACCTCCTGAATAGTATTTTCAATAATATCAGAAATGTTAGAAGATTTGCACTAAGATAGAGGAAGAAATGCAGTTTTAAAGACAGAGAATATATTTCTGCTTGACAATCTTGACAATAAAGGCATATTTGCTGTTTTATATAGCGAGAATAAAAACAGAGGGTTAGGTTATAAAAAGGAGAAGACAATGAAAAGGACTTTTTTTATTCTATTGATCTTTT includes the following:
- a CDS encoding HesA/MoeB/ThiF family protein; the encoded protein is MFSAEEIKRYNRQMMMDGWGEETQKKLKQSTVFIAGAGGLGSPVSIYLAVAGIGNIRICDFDSPDWSNLNRQILHNHNRIGTNKAVSAKKTLEELNPDIKVTAFADKIVAENVDEIVGNADLIVDCMDNFPTRYLLNESAIRKKIPLVFGSIWGMEGRMSFIKSPETPCLKCIYPEAPPSEVFPVVGATPGVIGTLEALEVIKYLTGIGENLKGKLMVWNGNKCEFKNFKAYKDPNCPVCGSLR